Proteins from one Panthera leo isolate Ple1 chromosome D1, P.leo_Ple1_pat1.1, whole genome shotgun sequence genomic window:
- the LOC122200715 gene encoding secreted protein of Ly-6 domain 1-like encodes MLGACSPALFCQSSGLGPNGEMGHCLLLLLLLVLSSQLGFLQALPCFQCPRVNASGVCETGESVCETQGSQRCFLRKVYEDDTLSYGYQGCSSVCFPLMLFNPAVTLEERCCNDSPFCNKF; translated from the exons ATGCTGGGCGCCTGCAGTCCTGCCTTGTTCTGCCAGTCGTCGGGGCTCGGGCCAAACGGAGAGATGGGTCACTgcctgttgctgctgctgctgctggtcctgTCCTCACAGCTGGGCTTCCTACAAG CTCTACCGTGTTTCCAGTGTCCACGAGTCAACGCCAGCGGGGTTTGCGAGACTGGGGAAAGTGTCTGCGAGACTCAAGGCAGCCAGCGGTGCTTCCTGAGGAAGGTCTACGAAG ATGACACCCTTTCATATGGATACCAAGGTTGTAGCAGTGTGTGTTTCCCTTTGATGCTCTTTAATCCGGCTGTTACTTTGGAGGAGAGATGTTGTAATGACTCACCTTTCTGCAACAAGTTCTAA